In Nocardioides ginsengisegetis, a single window of DNA contains:
- a CDS encoding DciA family protein, whose product MDAEPEEPEGETFDEPEAPTVGEPEPAPHQDDGLDLARAMARGAARSTPPAKGKKKRRDLRTPRGRVSGAHPDERDPQLLDATLGRLVADHGWGLDLRVHGVFGRWAELVGDEVAAHCTPESFADGKLVVRTDSTAWATQLKLLAPTVVRRLNEELGHGTVALIEVLGPHLPTWKKGLRSARDGRGPRDTYG is encoded by the coding sequence ATGGACGCGGAGCCGGAGGAGCCCGAGGGTGAGACCTTCGACGAGCCGGAGGCCCCGACCGTCGGGGAGCCCGAGCCCGCACCGCACCAGGACGACGGCCTCGACCTGGCCCGCGCGATGGCCCGCGGCGCCGCGCGCTCCACTCCCCCGGCCAAAGGGAAGAAGAAGCGCCGCGACCTGAGGACCCCGCGCGGCCGGGTGTCGGGGGCACACCCCGACGAGCGCGACCCCCAGCTGCTCGACGCCACGCTCGGTCGCCTCGTTGCCGACCACGGCTGGGGCCTGGACCTCCGGGTCCACGGCGTCTTCGGCCGGTGGGCCGAGCTGGTCGGCGACGAGGTGGCCGCCCACTGCACGCCGGAGTCCTTCGCCGATGGCAAGCTCGTGGTGCGCACCGACTCCACCGCGTGGGCGACCCAGCTGAAGCTGCTCGCACCGACCGTCGTACGCCGCCTCAACGAGGAGCTGGGGCACGGCACGGTGGCGTTGATCGAGGTGCTCGGCCCGCACCTGCCCACGTGGAAGAAGGGTCTCCGGTCCGCGCGCGACGGCCGGGGTCCGCGCGACACCTACGGCTGA
- the gnd gene encoding phosphogluconate dehydrogenase (NAD(+)-dependent, decarboxylating), translated as MDIGLIGLGKMGGNMRTRLREGGHTVVGYDRNPDLSDVESLEELVGKLPSPKVVWVMVPAGDPTRETIKALGELLGEGDLVVDGGNSKWTDDQINADLLAQKGVGFVDCGVSGGVWGLKNGYALMCGGSDEDVAKVQPAFDTLKPEGESGFVHAGKKVGAGHFSKMVHNGIEYAIMQSYAEGWELLEKVDLVDNVTDVFDSWREGTVIRSWLLDLLVEALKQDTHLDKISGYAEDSGEGRWTVEAAIDNAVPMNVIAASLFARFVSRQDESPAMKAIAAMRNQFGGHAVRTQPPAGGDAPTKD; from the coding sequence ATGGACATCGGACTCATCGGCCTGGGCAAGATGGGCGGCAACATGCGGACCCGGTTGCGGGAGGGCGGCCACACGGTCGTGGGCTACGACCGCAACCCGGACCTGTCCGACGTGGAGAGCCTGGAGGAGCTGGTCGGGAAGCTGCCCTCCCCCAAGGTCGTGTGGGTGATGGTGCCGGCCGGTGACCCCACCCGCGAGACCATCAAGGCCCTCGGCGAGCTGCTGGGTGAGGGCGACCTCGTGGTCGACGGCGGCAACTCCAAGTGGACCGACGACCAGATCAACGCTGACCTGCTCGCCCAGAAGGGCGTCGGCTTCGTCGACTGCGGCGTCTCCGGTGGGGTCTGGGGCCTGAAGAACGGCTACGCCCTCATGTGCGGCGGCTCCGACGAGGACGTCGCCAAGGTCCAGCCCGCCTTCGACACCCTCAAGCCCGAAGGCGAGTCCGGGTTCGTGCACGCCGGCAAGAAGGTCGGCGCCGGGCACTTCTCCAAGATGGTCCACAACGGCATCGAGTACGCCATCATGCAGAGCTACGCCGAGGGCTGGGAGCTGCTGGAGAAGGTCGACCTGGTCGACAACGTCACCGACGTCTTCGACTCCTGGCGCGAGGGCACCGTCATCCGGTCCTGGCTGCTCGACCTGCTGGTCGAGGCACTCAAGCAGGACACCCACCTCGACAAGATCTCCGGCTACGCCGAGGACAGCGGCGAGGGCCGCTGGACCGTCGAGGCCGCGATCGACAACGCGGTGCCGATGAACGTCATCGCCGCCTCGCTCTTCGCCCGGTTCGTCTCCCGCCAGGACGAGAGCCCGGCCATGAAGGCGATCGCCGCCATGCGCAACCAGTTCGGCGGTCACGCCGTACGCACCCAGCCGCCCGCCGGCGGCGACGCGCCCACGAAGGACTAG
- the dnaN gene encoding DNA polymerase III subunit beta, protein MKFRVDRDVLADAVAWAARSLPVRPSVPVLAGLLIDATDEGLVLSTFDYETSARATLKADVADEGRALVSGRLLADICRSLPAKPVEMVLDGSRVSLTCGSARFSLQTMPVEDYPSLPDMPTATGTVQSDQFAHAVAQAVTAAGRDDMLPVLTGVRIEIDGSTISLLATDRFRLSHRELGWDPRTPDESMAALVPAKVLGDTAKSLTAGSEVTIALAASGAGEGIIGFEGAAPGGVRRTTTRLLDGEFPKVRSLFPNEHLMVAKVDKAALIESVKRVALVAERNTAVQLAFSDGVLTLDAGSGDEAQASESIEATIDGEDITTGFNPQFLLDGLTAIDQPVVELAFTQASKPVVISGSTADGEQDSPFRYLLMPRRLLS, encoded by the coding sequence GTGAAGTTCCGCGTCGACCGTGACGTCCTCGCCGATGCCGTCGCCTGGGCTGCCCGCAGCCTTCCGGTGCGTCCCAGCGTCCCCGTGCTGGCCGGCCTCCTGATCGATGCCACCGACGAGGGCCTCGTGCTCTCGACGTTCGACTACGAGACCTCGGCGCGCGCCACCCTCAAGGCCGACGTCGCCGACGAGGGCCGTGCCCTCGTGAGCGGCCGGCTCCTGGCCGACATCTGCCGCAGCCTTCCGGCCAAGCCGGTCGAGATGGTGCTCGACGGAAGTCGGGTCTCGCTCACCTGCGGGTCGGCGCGCTTCAGCCTCCAGACCATGCCGGTCGAGGACTACCCGTCCCTCCCGGACATGCCCACCGCGACCGGCACCGTGCAGAGCGACCAGTTCGCCCACGCCGTCGCCCAGGCCGTGACCGCCGCCGGCCGCGACGACATGCTGCCGGTGCTCACCGGCGTGCGGATCGAGATCGACGGCTCGACGATCTCGCTGCTGGCCACCGACCGCTTCCGGCTCTCGCACCGCGAGCTCGGCTGGGACCCCCGCACCCCCGACGAGTCGATGGCCGCGCTGGTCCCCGCCAAGGTGCTCGGTGACACCGCCAAGTCGCTGACCGCGGGCAGCGAGGTCACCATCGCCCTCGCCGCGAGCGGTGCCGGCGAGGGCATCATCGGCTTCGAGGGCGCGGCCCCCGGCGGCGTGCGCCGTACGACCACGCGCCTGCTGGACGGCGAGTTCCCCAAGGTCCGCAGCCTGTTCCCCAACGAGCACCTGATGGTGGCCAAGGTCGACAAGGCCGCGCTGATCGAGTCGGTCAAGCGCGTGGCCCTCGTCGCCGAGCGCAACACCGCGGTCCAGCTCGCCTTCTCCGACGGCGTGCTGACCCTCGACGCCGGGTCCGGCGACGAGGCCCAGGCCTCGGAGTCGATCGAGGCGACCATCGACGGCGAGGACATCACCACGGGCTTCAACCCGCAGTTCCTGCTCGACGGGCTCACCGCGATCGACCAGCCCGTGGTCGAGCTCGCCTTCACGCAGGCCTCCAAGCCCGTCGTGATCAGCGGGTCCACGGCCGACGGCGAGCAGGACTCACCGTTCCGCTACCTGCTGATGCCGCGCCGCCTGCTCTCCTGA
- the recF gene encoding DNA replication/repair protein RecF (All proteins in this family for which functions are known are DNA-binding proteins that assist the filamentation of RecA onto DNA for the initiation of recombination or recombinational repair.) yields the protein MYVSHLSLHDFRSYASADVALEPGVTAFIGRNGQGKTNLVEAIDYLSRLTSHRVATDAPLIRAGAEQAVVRAAVVRDGRTATLEIELNPGRTNRARINKSPLPRARELLGLVRTVVFSPEDLTLVKGDPSDRRRFLDDLLVLRTPRLAGVRADYDRVLRQRNTLLKTAGHARRGSSSQEGALATLGVWDAHLARTGAELLAERIALVDQLRPYVGKAYETVARGASRDDAEITYKPSFELPRSVVEEVAQQPSRNPTQAELTEALLEEVERRRRDELDRGVSLVGPHRDELLLTLGNGPGDSGTRLPVKGYASHGESWSFALALRLASYDLLRSDGDDPILILDDVFAELDTERRAQLADLVAGAEQVLVTAAVAADVPAALAGARFEVAGGQVRRTDGVG from the coding sequence TTGTACGTCTCCCACCTCTCCCTGCACGACTTCCGCTCCTACGCCTCCGCCGACGTCGCGCTGGAGCCGGGCGTCACTGCGTTCATCGGGCGCAACGGGCAGGGCAAGACCAACCTGGTCGAGGCGATCGACTACCTCTCGCGGCTCACCTCCCACCGGGTGGCGACCGACGCACCCCTGATCCGGGCGGGTGCGGAGCAGGCGGTGGTGCGCGCGGCGGTGGTCCGGGACGGGCGGACGGCGACGCTCGAGATCGAGCTGAACCCGGGTCGGACCAACCGGGCCCGGATCAACAAGTCGCCGCTCCCCCGCGCCCGCGAGCTGCTCGGCCTGGTCCGCACCGTGGTCTTCTCGCCCGAGGACCTCACCCTGGTCAAGGGCGACCCGTCGGACCGGCGGCGCTTCCTCGACGACCTCCTGGTGCTGCGCACGCCCCGGCTGGCCGGGGTCCGCGCCGACTACGACCGGGTGCTGCGGCAGCGCAACACGCTGCTCAAGACGGCCGGTCACGCGCGTCGCGGGTCGTCCTCGCAGGAGGGGGCGCTCGCCACGCTCGGGGTGTGGGACGCCCACCTCGCCCGCACCGGCGCCGAGCTGCTCGCCGAGCGGATCGCGCTGGTCGACCAGCTGCGGCCCTACGTCGGCAAGGCCTACGAGACCGTGGCCCGGGGCGCCTCGCGCGATGACGCCGAGATCACCTACAAGCCGTCCTTCGAGCTGCCCCGCTCGGTGGTTGAGGAGGTTGCGCAGCAACCGTCTCGAAACCCCACGCAGGCCGAGTTGACCGAGGCCCTCCTCGAGGAGGTCGAACGCCGGCGCAGGGACGAGCTGGACCGCGGCGTGTCCCTGGTCGGCCCGCACCGCGACGAGCTGCTGCTCACGCTGGGCAACGGCCCCGGCGACTCGGGGACACGACTCCCGGTCAAGGGCTACGCCTCGCACGGGGAGTCCTGGTCCTTCGCCCTCGCCCTGCGCCTGGCCTCCTACGACCTGCTCCGCTCCGACGGCGACGACCCGATCCTGATCCTGGACGACGTCTTCGCCGAGCTGGACACCGAGCGGCGCGCGCAGCTGGCGGACCTGGTGGCGGGCGCCGAGCAGGTGCTCGTGACCGCGGCCGTCGCGGCCGATGTCCCGGCGGCGCTCGCGGGCGCCCGGTTCGAGGTCGCCGGTGGCCAGGTACGCCGCACCGACGGGGTCGGCTGA
- the dnaA gene encoding chromosomal replication initiator protein DnaA produces the protein MEHSSNSGTSDLGSAWRGVVDDLQPNQRAWLRASEPVTLHESTAIIAVPNDFTRTQLEGRLRAQLEDALTVAFGREIRIAVTVNPQLDEQAMAEAPAEQIDTSTSQQIDMSTNAPGVAGVVPQVALPEPPEAASRPATALETRLNPKYTFETFVIGSSNRFPHAAAVAVAEAPGKAYNPLLVYGDSGLGKTHLLHAIGHYVRSLYSGAKVRYVSSEEFTNEFINAIRDDRQDRFKRRYRDVDVLLIDDIQFLEGKTQTQEEFFHTFNTLHNANKQIVLTSDRAPKRLEALEDRLRNRFEWGLITDVQPPDLETRIAILRKKAAMDRLTAPPDVLEFIASKIQTNIRELEGALIRVTAFANLNRQEVDMTLAEIVLKDLIPEGGEPEITAGLIIAQTAAYFGLSIEELTGPSRGRHLVMARQIAMYLCRELTDLSLPKIGAQFGNRDHTTVMYADRKINQLLAERRAVFNQVSELTNRVKMQARQS, from the coding sequence GTGGAGCACAGCTCGAACTCGGGCACTTCCGATCTGGGCAGCGCCTGGCGGGGAGTCGTCGACGACCTCCAGCCCAACCAGCGGGCCTGGCTGCGGGCCAGTGAGCCGGTGACCCTGCACGAGAGCACCGCGATCATCGCGGTGCCCAACGACTTCACGCGCACCCAGCTCGAGGGCCGGCTGCGCGCCCAGCTCGAGGATGCGCTCACCGTCGCGTTCGGGCGCGAGATCCGCATCGCGGTCACGGTCAACCCGCAGCTCGACGAGCAGGCGATGGCCGAGGCACCCGCAGAACAGATCGACACCTCGACAAGTCAACAGATCGACATGTCGACAAATGCACCCGGTGTGGCCGGGGTCGTTCCCCAGGTCGCCCTGCCCGAGCCGCCGGAGGCCGCCAGCCGCCCGGCCACGGCACTCGAGACCCGGCTCAACCCCAAGTACACCTTCGAGACCTTCGTCATCGGCTCGTCCAACAGGTTCCCCCACGCGGCCGCGGTCGCGGTCGCCGAGGCACCGGGCAAGGCCTACAACCCGCTGCTCGTCTACGGCGACTCCGGCCTGGGCAAGACCCACCTGCTCCACGCGATCGGTCACTACGTGCGCAGCCTCTACAGCGGGGCCAAGGTGCGCTACGTCTCCAGCGAGGAGTTCACCAACGAGTTCATCAACGCGATCCGCGACGACCGGCAGGACCGGTTCAAGCGTCGCTACCGCGATGTCGACGTGCTGCTCATCGACGACATCCAGTTCCTGGAGGGCAAGACCCAGACCCAGGAGGAGTTCTTCCACACGTTCAACACGCTCCACAACGCCAACAAGCAGATCGTGCTGACCTCCGACCGCGCGCCCAAGCGGCTCGAGGCGCTCGAGGACCGGCTGCGCAACCGGTTCGAGTGGGGCCTCATCACCGACGTGCAGCCCCCCGACCTCGAGACCCGCATCGCGATCCTGCGCAAGAAGGCTGCGATGGACCGGCTCACCGCGCCGCCGGACGTCCTGGAGTTCATCGCCTCCAAGATCCAGACCAACATCCGCGAGCTCGAGGGTGCGCTGATCCGGGTGACGGCCTTCGCCAACCTCAACCGCCAGGAGGTCGACATGACCCTGGCCGAGATCGTGCTCAAGGACCTGATCCCCGAGGGCGGCGAGCCCGAGATCACCGCCGGGCTGATCATCGCCCAGACCGCGGCCTACTTCGGGCTCTCCATCGAGGAGCTCACCGGACCGAGCCGCGGCCGGCACCTGGTCATGGCCCGCCAGATCGCGATGTACCTCTGCCGCGAGCTCACGGACCTCTCCCTGCCCAAGATCGGCGCCCAGTTCGGCAACCGCGACCACACGACCGTGATGTACGCCGACCGCAAGATCAACCAGCTGCTCGCCGAGCGCCGCGCGGTCTTCAACCAGGTCTCCGAGCTGACCAACCGGGTCAAGATGCAGGCGCGCCAGTCCTGA